One Cucurbita pepo subsp. pepo cultivar mu-cu-16 chromosome LG09, ASM280686v2, whole genome shotgun sequence DNA window includes the following coding sequences:
- the LOC111802176 gene encoding uncharacterized protein LOC111802176, with protein sequence MAFRYLATRLAANSFRTVNKSPKSYATATEARMKSYAPAADFSRFDQNYQQQQSKPKASRAGDFVPVYVAIGLIALSVALGLHTAKQQLAHSPSVSVRKKRRETIPEVAEPEHVAEETEKFFAKSFFRKVAHVQELEKLRNYRVPYDPQLGDAYAHRHRTETLRSVGVDPASN encoded by the coding sequence ATGGCGTTCAGGTATTTGGCAACTCGATTGGCAGCAAATAGCTTCAGAACTGTGAATAAAAGCCCTAAGTCATATGCTACGGCGACGGAGGCGAGGATGAAATCATACGCGCCGGCGGCTGATTTCTCACGATTCGATCAGAATTACCAGCAGCAACAGAGCAAGCCGAAGGCGTCACGAGCCGGCGATTTTGTCCCCGTTTATGTGGCGATCGGTCTGATTGCGCTTTCTGTAGCCCTCGGATTGCACACGGCGAAGCAGCAGTTGGCTCATTCGCCGTCCGTTTCCGTTCGGAAGAAGCGCAGAGAGACGATTCCGGAGGTGGCAGAGCCAGAGCACGTGGCGGAGGAGACTGAGAAGTTCTTCGCTAAATCGTTCTTCAGAAAAGTGGCTCACGTTCAGGAACTCGAGAAATTACGCAATTATCGCGTTCCTTACGATCCTCAACTCGGCGATGCTTATGCTCATCGCCACCGTACTGAGACGCTCAGGTCCGTCGGTGTCGATCCGGCTTCGAACTGA
- the LOC111801555 gene encoding protein REVEILLE 6-like: MALPFNAAPTSSREDLSKRARKPYTITKCRESWTEPEHDKFLEAIQLFDRDWKKIEAFVGSKTVIQIRSHAQKYFLKVEKSGTGEHLPPPRPKRKAAHPYPQKASKIDLALVSRPLQPSSVEPECITKPDSSSVPVSFVSAAAMPSRADHSIHTANFSQAARGEVKQNNCSITRTRFPTKSSSIEGNNNLPLRVLPDFGQVYNFIGSVFDPKAIDHLQRLNKMDQIDVETVLLLMRNLAINLSSPDFEDHKRVLSSYDAFMEHG; encoded by the exons ATGGCGTTACCGTTCAACGCTGCTCCGACGTCGTCGAGGGAGGATCTTTCGAAGAGAGCTCGGAAACCTTACACCATCACCAAGTGCAGAGAGAGCTGGACTGAGCCTGAGCACGATAAGTTCCTCGAAGCTATTCAACT GTTTGATCGAGACTGGAAGAAGATTGAGGCGTTTGTTGGATCCAAGACTGTCATTCAG ATACGTAGTCATGCTCAGAAGTACTTCCTGAAGGTTGAGAAGAGCGGGACAGGTGAACACTTGCCTCCTCCTCGACCTAAGAGGAAAGCTGCTCATCCATATCCTCAAAAAGCTTCAAAAATCG ATCTTGCACTCGTGTCACGGCCATTACAGCCATCATCTGTTGAACCGGAATGCATTACAAAGCCAGATTCCTCTTCGGTTCCTGTGAGTTTTGTTTCTGCTGCTGCCATGCCTTCCAGGGCGGATCATTCTATCCACACTGCCAATTTCTCTCAAGCTGCAAGAG GGGAAGTTAAACAAAATAACTGTAGCATTACAAGAACACGTTTTCCAActaaatcatcaagcatcGAGGGAAATAACAACCTTCCGTTGAGAG TTCTGCCAGATTTTGGTCAGGTTTATAACTTCATTGGCAGCGTGTTCGACCCAAAAGCCATAGATCATTTGCAGAGGCTAAACAAGATGGACCAAATAGACGTCGAAACC GTGCTTTTGCTGATGAGAAACTTGGCTATTAATCTGTCCAGCCCTGATTTCGAGGATCAT AAAAGGGTACTATCATCATATGATGCGTTCATGGAACATGGGTAG
- the LOC111801652 gene encoding glutaminyl-peptide cyclotransferase-like, producing MADGSWKRRQSKRSNFKTSAAMASRPSSRPFRTPRSTALLVSICLIFFIVLVSGISLNALRRSAKYGVQSPIIYSIEVVNEFPHDPRAFTQGLVYVENDTLFESTGLYGQSSVRKVALSTGKTEALHEMDASYFGEGLTLLGERLFQVTWLKKTGFIYDQNNLSKVKEFTHQMTDGWGLATDGKILYGSDGTSTLYQIDPETFTVTNKWVVSYQGDEVYNLNELEFVNGEIWANVFMTDCIVRISIEDGSVLGWILLPSLRRELLQKGKRIDVLNGIAWDSGKNRLFVTGKLWPNLFEIKLQPSKEHYTVKEIKQLCLREPITF from the exons ATGGCGGATGGATCATGGAAGAGGAGGCAGTCTAAGCGGTCGAATTTCAAGACCTCCGCAGCCATGGCTTCTCGGCCTTCTTCTCGACCTTTCCGTACCCCTAGAAGTACTGCCCTGCTGGTTTCGATTTGCCTGATCTTCTTTATTGTTCTGGTCTCCGGCATTTCTCTGAATGCATTGCGTAGATCGGCCAAATATGGAGTTCAATCGCCAATAATTTACTCTATTGAGGTGGTCAATGAATTTCCTCACGATCCTAGAGCCTTCACTCAG GGACTGGTTTATGTAGAAAATGACACACTGTTTGAGTCAACTGGCCTCTATGGACAG TCGTCGGTTCGAAAAGTCGCTCTCTCTACTGGGAag ACCGAGGCTCTTCACGAGATGGATGCCTCTTACTTTGGGGAAGGCTTAACACTTCTTGGAGAAAG GCTGTTTCAAGTAACTTGGTTGAAGAAAACTGGTTTCATATATGACCAAAACAATTTAAGCAAA GTTAAGGAATTCACTCATCAAATGACTGATGGTTGGGGGTTGGCAACAGATGGAAAAATTTTGTATGGAAGTGATGGGACATCAACATTATATCAGATTGATCCAGAGACATTTACAG TTACAAATAAATGGGTTGTGAGTTATCAAGGAGATGAGGTGTATAACCTCAATGAGCTGGAATTCGTCAATGGAGAAATCTGGGCAAATGTTTTTATG ACTGATTGCATCGTCAGAATCTCAATAGAAGATGGAAGTGTGCTTGGATGGATTCTCCTCCCATCTTTAAG AAGGGAATTGTTGCAAAAGGGGAAACGA ATTGATGTTCTAAATGGCATTGCATGGGATAGCGGCAAAAATCGCCTTTTTG TGACAGGAAAGCTATGGCCAAATCTCTTCGAAATCAAACTGCAGCCATCAAAGGAGCATTATACTGTTAAAGAGATAAAGCAGCTTTGCTTGCGTGAGCCAATTACATTTTGA
- the LOC111801651 gene encoding probable serine/threonine-protein kinase At1g01540: MAFNLVSIETWLSRPTGSGVKLWVLIVICVFLLLILILTFICQLYCHRRKRNRNCQSEDRETAISEEVSTEIDEKKGSDDQFSRQGSVNIDQYSVCTDWEYSAGRYSIAAVKDGHRRSTFALDEIELATDGFSAKNVISIEDYNVDYFGILADDTKVIVKIFNANNSIEDDEFIREAERIQHISHKNLVKLLGYRTQGIEKNRIFVYENVDNGNLHQWLHGCPLKPFSPLSWSNRMNIIQGIAKGLAYLHEDVEPQILHGRLRSSCILLDQDLNPKIFNFGLLSLFPPQNLQGPLVGEAYESLNNGSSSPFTENKDVYSFGILLLEMITGRAPLDSNESSQAHLVEWVQSLIGSEHEVEMVDSKLEEKPTSKQLKRMLLIVLRCVDPDIQHRPSMGQILVMLQPQDLTFYSLMAVGSE, translated from the exons ATGGCATTCAACTTGGTTTCTATTGAGACATGGCTATCCAGGCCAACAGGATCGGGAGTGAAACTATGGGTTCTCATTGTGATTTGTgtatttcttcttctaattCTTATTCTTACCTTCATTTGTCAACTCTATTGTCATCGTCGTAAGCGGAATCGGAACTGTCAAAGCGAAGATCGTGAAACGGCGATTTCAGAAGAAGTTTCTACGGAGATTGACGAAAAGAAGGGTTCCGACGATCAGTTTTCACGGCAAGGTAGTGTGAATATTGATCAGTATAGTGTTTGCACAGATTGGGAGTATTCGGCCGGTCGGTACTCGATTGCGGCGGTCAAGGATGGGCATAGAAGGAGCACATTTGCGCTCGATGAGATTGAGCTAGCGACGGATGGATTCAGCGCAAAGAATGTCATTAGTATCGAAGATTACAATGTTgattattttggaattttggCCGATGATACAAAAGTGATTGTCAAGATATTCAATGCAAATAACAG TATTGAAGACGATGAATTCATCCGAGAAGCAGAGAGAATTCAACATATTAGCCATAAAAATCTGGTCAAATTGCTTGGATACCGCACTCAAGGAATTGAGAAAAATAG gatttttgtttatgaaaatGTAGATAACGGAAATCTGCATCAATGGCTTCATGGATGTCCACTGAAACCGTTTAGCCCTCTGTCATGGTCCAATAGGATGAACATTATTCAAGGCATTGCAAAAGG ATTAGCATATCTTCATGAGGATGTGGAACCACAAATTCTCCATGGCAGGCTAAGATCAAGCTGCATATTACTTGATCAGGATTTGAATCCCAAGATTTTCAATTTCGGTCTACTTTCCCTTTTTCCTCCACAGAACTTGCAGGGACCTTTGGTTGGAGAAGC ATATGAATCCCTTAACAATGGATCATCTAGCCCATTCACTGAAAACAAGGATGTTTACAGCTTTGGTATACTTCTTTTGGAGATGATAACTGGTAGAGCTCCTCTCGACTCCAATGAATCATCCCAG GCACATTTGGTAGAATGGGTACAATCATTGATTGGTAGTGAACACGAAGTGGAAATGGTGGATTCCAAATTGGAAGAAAAGCCAACTTCAAAGCAACTCAAACGAATGCTTTTAATTGTCCTTCGTTGTGTTGATCCAGACATACAGCATAGGCCGAGTATGGGCCAAATCCTTGTCATGCTTCAGCCTCAGGACCTCACCTTTTACTCCCTCAT GGCTGTCGGATCGGAATGA
- the LOC111801653 gene encoding beta-carotene hydroxylase 2, chloroplastic-like isoform X2: MAASVSAVLGPKPFHVFLTSSNLSPKPRTPFLYPSSVFRSSRIQWKMRRKTLLTVCVLVEDQSSSSEVENLADENLPIIVPQIPSPHVAEKLARKKSERFTYLVAAVMSSFGITSMAVMAVYYRFHWQMEGGEIPFSEMFGTFALSVGAAVGMEFWARWAHRALWHASLWHMHEGLGITVFGMAYMFVHDGLVHKRFPVGPIANVPYFRKVAAAHQLHHSEKFNGVPYGLFLGPKELEEVGGLEELEKEINRRIKSTAKKPINGS, translated from the exons ATGGCGGCCAGCGTCTCCGCCGTCTTAGGGCCCAAACCATTCCATGTCTTCCTTACTTCCTCCAATCTCTCCCCTAAACCTCGAACTCCGTTTCTGTATCCATCTTCGGTCTTCCGGAGCAGTAGAATCCAATGGAAGATGCGGAGAAAAACGCTGCTCACCGTCTGCGTGCTCGTTGAGGATCAGAGTAGTTCCAGCGAGGTGGAAAATCTCGCAGATGAAAATTTACCGATTATAGTCCCTCAGATCCCATCGCCTCATGTTGCAGAGAAATTAGCGAGGAAGAAATCGGAGCGCTTCACTTATCTTGTTGCTGCAGTTATGTCTAGTTTTGGAATTACTTCCATGGCTGTCATGGCAGTTTACTACCGATTTCACTGGCAAATGGAg GGCGGAGAGATTCCTTTCTCTGAAATGTTTGGTACATTTGCTCTCTCCGTTGGTGCCGCT GTCGGCATGGAGTTTTGGGCAAGATGGGCACATAGGGCTCTCTGGCACGCTTCCTTGTGGCATATGCACGAG GGCCTTGGAATTACTGTGTTTGGGATGGCCTACATGTTCGTCCACGACGGTCTCGTTCACAAAAGATTCCCTGTGGGTCCCATTGCCAACGTGCCCTACTTCAGAAAGGTCGCTGCTGCTCACCAG CTTCATCATTCGGAAAAGTTCAACGGTGTTCCGTACGGGCTGTTTTTGGGTCCAAAG GAATTAGAGGAAGTGGGAGGCCTTGAagaattggagaaggaaatcaACAGAAGAATAAAATCAACGGCCAAAAAACCAATCAACGGTTCTTGA
- the LOC111801653 gene encoding beta-carotene hydroxylase 2, chloroplastic-like isoform X1, whose translation MAASVSAVLGPKPFHVFLTSSNLSPKPRTPFLYPSSVFRSSRIQWKMRRKTLLTVCVLVEDQSSSSEVENLADENLPIIVPQIPSPHVAEKLARKKSERFTYLVAAVMSSFGITSMAVMAVYYRFHWQMEGGEIPFSEMFGTFALSVGAAVGMEFWARWAHRALWHASLWHMHESHHKPREGPFELNDVFAITNAVPAIALLSYGFFHKGLVPGLCFGAGLGITVFGMAYMFVHDGLVHKRFPVGPIANVPYFRKVAAAHQLHHSEKFNGVPYGLFLGPKELEEVGGLEELEKEINRRIKSTAKKPINGS comes from the exons ATGGCGGCCAGCGTCTCCGCCGTCTTAGGGCCCAAACCATTCCATGTCTTCCTTACTTCCTCCAATCTCTCCCCTAAACCTCGAACTCCGTTTCTGTATCCATCTTCGGTCTTCCGGAGCAGTAGAATCCAATGGAAGATGCGGAGAAAAACGCTGCTCACCGTCTGCGTGCTCGTTGAGGATCAGAGTAGTTCCAGCGAGGTGGAAAATCTCGCAGATGAAAATTTACCGATTATAGTCCCTCAGATCCCATCGCCTCATGTTGCAGAGAAATTAGCGAGGAAGAAATCGGAGCGCTTCACTTATCTTGTTGCTGCAGTTATGTCTAGTTTTGGAATTACTTCCATGGCTGTCATGGCAGTTTACTACCGATTTCACTGGCAAATGGAg GGCGGAGAGATTCCTTTCTCTGAAATGTTTGGTACATTTGCTCTCTCCGTTGGTGCCGCT GTCGGCATGGAGTTTTGGGCAAGATGGGCACATAGGGCTCTCTGGCACGCTTCCTTGTGGCATATGCACGAG TCTCACCACAAACCAAGAGAAGGACCGTTCGAATTGAACGATGTTTTCGCCATAACCAACGCCGTGCCCGCCATAGCTCTCCTCTCTTACGGCTTCTTCCATAAAGGCCTCGTCCCTGGTCTCTGCTTCGGCGCt GGCCTTGGAATTACTGTGTTTGGGATGGCCTACATGTTCGTCCACGACGGTCTCGTTCACAAAAGATTCCCTGTGGGTCCCATTGCCAACGTGCCCTACTTCAGAAAGGTCGCTGCTGCTCACCAG CTTCATCATTCGGAAAAGTTCAACGGTGTTCCGTACGGGCTGTTTTTGGGTCCAAAG GAATTAGAGGAAGTGGGAGGCCTTGAagaattggagaaggaaatcaACAGAAGAATAAAATCAACGGCCAAAAAACCAATCAACGGTTCTTGA
- the LOC111801656 gene encoding uncharacterized protein LOC111801656: MASFVTSMGNKGQPVVKKAKKKQVKDELDRQKQAEKKKRRLEKALATSAAIISELEKKKQMKKEEQQRLDEEGAAIAEAVALHVLIGEDSDDSYKILLENDGLNPWDCPGQFDHVMSVSRPDIPVQEFGRCTTLDGTGWTSNIDRFGSMWHGFGSDYWSVSAGHYAEDHRALCFKQVDGAVSEISAGIIAAQAVSSLHITVDGDEEFNALNRKRRGM, translated from the coding sequence ATGGCTAGTTTTGTGACTAGTATGGGCAATAAAGGACAGCCTGTCGTgaagaaagcaaaaaagaagCAGGTGAAGGATGAGTTGGATCGTCAGAAACAAGctgagaagaaaaagaggcgGTTAGAAAAAGCGCTTGCGACTTCAGCAGCTATTATATCtgaacttgaaaagaaaaaacaaatgaagaaggaagaacagCAAAGGCTAGATGAAGAAGGTGCTGCTATTGCTGAGGCTGTTGCTCTGCATGTCCTGATTGGTGAAGACTCAGATGACTCGTACAAGATTCTTCTAGAAAACGACGGTCTCAACCCTTGGGACTGCCCTGGGCAGTTTGACCACGTAATGAGTGTTTCAAGACCAGACATTCCAGTGCAGGAGTTTGGGAGATGTACGACCCTTGATGGGACTGGTTGGACTTCTAACATCGATAGATTTGGATCAATGTGGCATGGTTTTGGGAGCGATTATTGGTCGGTCTCTGCTGGACATTATGCTGAAGATCACCGTGCATTATGTTTCAAGCAAGTTGATGGAGCTGTAAGTGAGATTTCTGCTGGCATTATAGCGGCGCAGGCTGTCTCATCACTTCATATTACGGTAGATGGGGATGAAGAATTCAACGCCCTTAACAGGAAGCGAAGGGGTATGTAA
- the LOC111801655 gene encoding deSI-like protein At4g17486: MTDVMLHIYDVTNSGSDKTNNTIVNINKIFKDGIGLGGIFHSAVQVYGDDEWSFGFCEQGTGVFSCPSGQNPMYTYRESINLGKTNCSIFKVNQILRELSREWPGSSYDLLSRNCNHFCDQFCEMLSVSKLPGWVNRFANAGDAALEVAGNTAVRFKQAKTEIISASKVAYRFILGATNNVISPTESTDDSNRGTSRFQAAWFKNLITTGAKPSSSSEVENEVEEGAAEQQRKANEETPILLNSRAHQDM, from the exons atgaCTGACGTGATGCTGCATATATACGACGTCACGAATAGCGGATCAGATAAGACCAACAATACAATTGTTAATATCAACAAGATCTTCAAGGATGGAATTGGTCTAGGCGGTATCTTCCATAGCGCTGTTCAG GTTTATGGAGATGATGAATGGTCTTTTGGGTTTTGTGAGCAAGGAACTGGAGTTTTCAGTTGCCCTTCTGGACAGAATCCGATGTACACATATCGTGAAAGTATTAACCTTGGTAAAACAAACTGTTCAATTTTCAAGGTGAATCAGATTTTAAGGGAACTTAGTAGAGAGTGGCCTGGAAGTTCATATGACTTACTTTCAAGAAACTGTAACCACTTTTGTGATCAGTTCTGTGAAATGCTCAGTGTATCAAAACTTCCAG GTTGGGTTAATCGGTTTGCCAACGCTGGTGATGCTGCATTGGAAGTAGCTGGAAACACAGCAGTTCGT TTCAAACAAGCGAAAACGGAGATCATATCGGCCAGCAAAGTGGCTTACCGTTTTATTCTAGGGGCCACGAACAACGTCATATCGCCCACAGAGTCTACAGATGACTCAAATAGAGGTACTTCTAGATTTCAAGCTGCATGGTTTAAGAATCTTATTACCACAGGTGCCAAACCATCGAGTAGTTCAGAAGTAGAGAATGAAGTTGAAGAAGGTGCAGCAGAGCAACAACGCAAAGCAAATGAAGAGACACCAATATTGCTCAATTCACGAGCGCATCAAGACATGTGA
- the LOC111801649 gene encoding probable receptor-like protein kinase At5g24010 encodes MRFKLPLLFGLSISFSRYHLAVAPFPQQNISISIFYSKAILLPSLQHCAPPMAISKFLFLLLLLLPFSSPEFVPSDIFLLSCGSSSSPTFFNRTFVGDSVKPASDFLTAGRSVAVSNRNPPPDSEPLYHTARVFTSASSYRFNIKKNGTHLVRFHLSPFSAPEFALHSANFTIWANGAFLCIISRVNDSVIKEFMVRIDTNVLEIEFKPVSSTRFGFANAIEVFSAPKQLITDNGAKLVDSYGVREYYKLTSQILETKYRINVGGSLVTPFNDSLWRTWVPDEPFLVLKSAAKVAATFHAPNYQAGGATREDAPDSVYMTLQQMNKENSTLGAKFNITWNFPLESNDAKHLIRLHFCDIVSSALNQLYFNVYINGYSAYRDLDLSSLSFHQLSTPLYVDFIVDSAGFGNIQISVGPSDLSSSLRYNAILNGAEILEMVNAKDMFSEAEKKKRNLWVIVGPAVGGFVGLCLVVAAILALACKRRKKRKPRRAESAGWTSVQAYGGGSSDSKLSRGSTLATSFGPNGYHSLKIPFADIQSATNDFDKSLIIGSGGFGMVYKGVLRDNIKVAVKRGVPGSRQGLPEFHTEIAILSKIRHHHLVSLVGYCDEQSEMILVYEYMEKGPLKKQLYGPIVSPLSWKQRLEICIGAARGLHYLHTGFAQGIIHRDIKSTNILLDENYVAKVADFGLSRSGPRLDETHVSTGVKGSFGYLDPEYFRRQQLTDKSDVYSFGVVLFEVLCARPAVDPLLAREQVNLAEWALHWQRKGMLEKIIDPHLVGQINPSSLKKYGETAEKCLADYGIDRPTMGDVLWNLEYVLQLQVGIQTEPLEPVDIDDSDFPTSTAIHPSNLRRHSDESTGNYSDISTTKVFSQLLTNDGR; translated from the coding sequence ATGAGATTTAAATTGCCCTTATTATTTGGcctttcaatttctttctctCGCTATCACCTTGCTGTGGCTCCGTTCCCACAGCAAaacatttccatttccattttttattctaaagcTATACTTCTTCCTTCTCTGCAACACTGTGCGCCTCCCATGGCGATCTCCAAATTcctctttctccttcttcttctccttcccttttcttctcctGAGTTTGTTCCCTCtgacatttttcttctcaGCTGCGGCTCATCCTCCAGTCCCACCTTCTTTAACCGCACCTTCGTCGGCGATTCAGTCAAACCCGCCTCCGACTTTCTCACCGCCGGCCGATCGGTGGCGGTTTCCAACCGAAATCCGCCTCCGGATTCCGAGCCTTTGTATCATACGGCCAGAGTTTTCACCAGCGCCTCAAGCTACAGAttcaacataaaaaagaacGGTACTCACTTGGTGCGATTCCATCTTTCGCCATTTTCGGCGCCGGAATTCGCTTTACATTCCGCAAATTTTACTATCTGGGCTAATGGTGCTTTTCTTTGTATCATTTCTCGCGTTAACGATTCTGTGATTAAAGAGTTTATGGTGAGAATTGACACCAATGTGCTTGAAATCGAGTTCAAACCGGTTTCGAGTACACGTTTCGGGTTCGCAAATGCAATCGAGGTATTTTCAGCTCCTAAACAACTCATTACCGATAATGGAGCTAAGCTTGTGGATTCTTATGGAGTTCGAGAATATTATAAACTCACTTCACAAATTTTGGAAACGAAATACAGAATTAACGTTGGGGGTTCTCTGGTGACCCCGTTCAACGACAGCCTATGGAGAACTTGGGTGCCTGACGAGCCTTTTTTGGTATTAAAATCGGCGGCAAAGGTCGCCGCAACTTTTCACGCGCCGAACTATCAGGCCGGTGGCGCTACCAGGGAGGACGCGCCGGACAGCGTTTATATGACATTGCAACAGATGAACAAGGAAAACTCAACTTTGGGTGCAAAATTCAACATCACTTGGAACTTTCCATTGGAATCTAATGACGCGAAGCACTTGATTCGCTTGCATTTCTGTGATATTGTTAGCTCTGCTCTTAATCAGCTGTACTTTAATGTGTATATCAATGGCTATTCTGCATATAGGGATCTGGATTTGTCATCTCTTTCATTTCACCAGCTTTCAACTCCTCTTTATGTTGATTTCATTGTGGATTCTGCTGGTTTTGGGAATATTCAGATAAGTGTTGGACCGTCTGATCTGAGCAGTTCATTGAGATATAATGCGATCTTAAATGGAGCTGAGATCCTGGAAATGGTGAATGCTAAGGATATGTTTTCAGAAgctgagaagaagaaaagaaatttatggGTTATCGTAGGACCTGCTGTTGGTGGATTTGTTGGTTTATGTTTGGTTGTTGCTGCAATTCTTGCTTTGGCATgcaagaggaggaagaagaggaagccGAGGCGGGCCGAGAGTGCAGGTTGGACATCGGTTCAGGCGTATGGAGGAGGCAGTTCTGATAGTAAATTATCAAGGGGATCAACTCTTGCAACATCTTTTGGACCAAATGGATACCACAGCTTGAAGATCCCCTTTGCTGATATTCAATCGGCGACGAACGACTTCGACAAGAGTTTGATCATTGGTTCGGGCGGATTTGGTATGGTTTACAAAGGGGTTCTTAGGGACAATATAAAGGTTGCTGTGAAGAGAGGTGTGCCAGGATCACGTCAGGGCCTGCCTGAATTCCACACTGAGATTGCTATTTTGTCCAAGATTCGACATCACCATCTTGTTTCGCTTGTTGGTTACTGTGATGAACAGTCTGAAATGATACTGGTTTATGAATATATGGAGAAAGGTCCATTGAAAAAGCAATTGTATGGCCCGATTGTCTCACCGTTGTCGTGGAAGCAACGACTCGAAATCTGCATTGGTGCAGCCAGAGGTCTTCACTACCTCCACACTGGTTTTGCACAGGGCATCATCCACCGTGATATCAAGTCGACCAACATTTTGCTGGATGAGAACTATGTTGCTAAAGTTGCAGATTTTGGTCTTTCAAGATCCGGGCCTCGTCTCGATGAAACCCATGTTAGTACTGGAGTTAAAGGCAGCTTCGGCTATCTAGATCCCGAGTATTTTCGAAGACAACAACTAACTGATAAGTCGGATGTCTATTCATTTGGAGTAGTTCtctttgaagttctttgtgcTAGGCCTGCTGTTGATCCATTGCTTGCTAGGGAACAAGTAAATCTTGCGGAATGGGCACTGCATTGGCAAAGGAAAGGCATGCTCGAAAAGATTATCGATCCACATTTGGTCGGGCAAATCAATCCGAGTTCATTGAAGAAGTATGGAGAAACAGCAGAAAAATGTTTGGCTGACTATGGTATTGACAGACCAACCATGGGAGATGTGTTATGGAACTTGGAGTATGTTCTTCAACTACAAGTCGGGATACAGACCGAACCATTGGAACCCGTGGACATCGACGACTCCGACTTCCCAACATCCACAGCAATTCATCCTAGCAACTTGAGGAGACATTCAGATGAAAGTACTGGTAATTATTCAGACATAAGTACAACCAAAGTTTTCTCCCAATTGCTTACTAATGATGGAAGATAG